The Streptomyces sp. CC0208 genome window below encodes:
- a CDS encoding fused response regulator/phosphatase encodes METKGKLTGTTVLVVDDMEASRYAMGSVLSRAGHRVVPVATGREALAELETRLLKGTLPDVALVDVGLPDMSGFDLCRLFKERPHTAGMPVVHFSAAASPPADFCQGLDGGVEAYLKVPAEPLEIEAVVRAAVRNAQLRAGDRALVRRLTLLSETIVTIQSARTLQELSDAAAEGVSRLTGTPAAVFVLDQDDQLYRGLSRDRIPVALPDEAADRAVSALLRRLTRGQAGVQLTTVPAPLWPAGFFRPGVQHDARLALVVSQDGRAPVCLAAPARGMRRVGLEGEALLAQLAQATALAAEPLLMYKVERHVALTLQHSFLPQPHKLPELPGIDVVVRYVPASRQTEIGGDFYAALRVDEGVLTAVGDVVGHSLDAATVMVELRHALRAYAVDESDPAVLAERLDRTLRRYHPDTTATVCLALIDPDTGRTRIANAGHIPPLIVRDNGTADYAEAAGPLLGVGLPHPPATELFLEPTDRLLMVTDGLIETRGTDLTASLEHLRAASSGALPGLDALCDTLLDTFGHDREDDIAMLALRLG; translated from the coding sequence ATGGAAACAAAAGGCAAGCTGACAGGCACGACCGTGCTGGTCGTGGACGACATGGAGGCCAGCCGGTACGCCATGGGCAGCGTGCTGAGCCGCGCCGGGCACCGGGTCGTACCGGTCGCCACCGGCCGCGAGGCCCTGGCCGAACTCGAGACCCGGCTGCTCAAGGGCACCCTGCCGGACGTGGCGCTGGTCGACGTCGGGCTGCCCGACATGAGCGGCTTCGACCTGTGCCGACTGTTCAAGGAACGCCCGCACACGGCCGGGATGCCCGTCGTGCACTTCTCGGCCGCGGCCTCGCCCCCGGCCGACTTCTGCCAGGGCCTGGACGGGGGCGTCGAGGCCTATCTGAAGGTCCCCGCCGAGCCCCTGGAGATCGAGGCGGTGGTCCGGGCCGCCGTCCGCAACGCCCAACTGCGGGCCGGCGACCGGGCGCTCGTACGACGGCTCACCCTGCTCTCCGAGACGATCGTCACCATCCAGTCGGCACGCACCCTCCAGGAACTGTCCGACGCGGCCGCCGAGGGCGTCTCGCGGCTCACCGGAACCCCGGCCGCGGTCTTCGTCCTCGACCAGGACGACCAGCTCTACCGCGGACTGTCCCGTGACCGGATCCCCGTCGCACTGCCCGACGAGGCCGCCGACCGGGCCGTCAGCGCTCTGCTGCGCCGCCTCACCCGGGGGCAGGCCGGAGTGCAGCTCACCACCGTGCCGGCGCCGCTGTGGCCCGCCGGGTTCTTCCGGCCCGGTGTCCAGCACGACGCCCGCCTCGCGCTCGTCGTCAGCCAGGACGGCCGGGCCCCGGTGTGCCTGGCCGCGCCCGCACGCGGGATGCGCAGGGTGGGACTGGAGGGCGAGGCCCTGCTGGCCCAGCTGGCGCAGGCCACCGCGCTGGCCGCCGAGCCGCTGCTCATGTACAAGGTCGAGCGGCATGTCGCCCTCACCCTCCAGCACAGCTTCCTGCCCCAGCCGCACAAGCTGCCCGAGCTGCCGGGCATCGACGTGGTGGTCCGCTACGTCCCCGCCTCCCGGCAGACCGAGATCGGCGGCGACTTCTACGCCGCGCTACGCGTGGACGAGGGCGTGCTGACCGCGGTCGGCGATGTCGTCGGGCACTCGCTGGACGCGGCGACCGTCATGGTCGAACTCCGGCACGCGCTGCGCGCCTACGCCGTCGACGAGAGCGATCCGGCCGTGCTCGCCGAGCGCCTCGACCGGACTCTGCGCCGCTACCACCCCGACACCACGGCCACCGTCTGCCTGGCCCTGATCGACCCGGACACCGGACGCACCCGGATCGCCAACGCCGGTCACATCCCGCCGCTGATCGTCCGCGACAACGGCACCGCCGACTACGCCGAGGCGGCCGGCCCGCTGCTCGGGGTCGGCCTGCCCCACCCGCCGGCCACCGAGCTGTTCCTCGAACCCACCGACCGGCTCCTCATGGTCACCGACGGCCTCATCGAGACCCGGGGCACCGACCTCACGGCCTCCCTGGAACACCTGCGCGCGGCCTCCTCGGGCGCCCTGCCTGGACTGGACGCGCTGTGCGACACCCTCCTGGACACCTTCGGCCACGACCGGGAGGACGACATCGCCATGCTGGCACTGCGGCTAGGGTGA
- a CDS encoding isomerase — translation MPQITVERSPYLDHVDWEEFALALHPVVVETAAAKLEACKTRVLRTEDEAVGGEKEDHAIVNVTIALLAGRSEETKAKLTEAVLELLRKHVGPADGLTVHLSAEVRDLDASYTKAVL, via the coding sequence ATGCCGCAGATCACCGTCGAACGCTCCCCGTACCTCGACCATGTCGACTGGGAGGAGTTCGCCCTGGCGCTGCACCCGGTCGTCGTCGAGACGGCGGCCGCGAAGCTCGAAGCGTGCAAGACCCGGGTGCTGCGCACCGAGGACGAGGCGGTCGGCGGCGAGAAGGAGGACCACGCGATCGTGAACGTCACGATCGCCCTGCTCGCCGGACGGTCCGAGGAGACCAAGGCGAAGCTCACCGAGGCCGTCCTGGAACTGCTGCGCAAGCACGTCGGCCCCGCGGACGGTCTCACCGTGCACCTCTCCGCCGAGGTGCGCGACCTGGACGCCTCCTACACCAAGGCCGTGCTCTAG
- a CDS encoding TetR/AcrR family transcriptional regulator, which produces MTTGVRRRMGVEERRQQLIGVALELFARRSPDEVSIDEIASAAGISRPLVYHYFPGKLSLYEAALKRAAEDLASRFEEPHQGSLGGRLLRVMRRFFDFVDEHGPGFSALMRGGPAVGSSATNALIDSVRQVAYEQILSHLRVTDPPARLELLIRSWISLVESTALIWLDGRRIPRAELEIQLVHDFAALAAVSAAYDEEMTALLRHMLKDEPHDGPFTDLAARLITLAS; this is translated from the coding sequence ATGACAACCGGGGTCCGTCGAAGAATGGGAGTCGAGGAACGGCGTCAGCAGTTGATCGGCGTCGCCCTCGAACTGTTCGCCCGCCGCTCGCCCGACGAGGTCTCCATCGACGAGATAGCGTCGGCGGCCGGTATCTCGCGACCGCTGGTCTACCACTACTTCCCCGGCAAACTCAGCCTGTACGAGGCCGCGTTGAAGCGGGCTGCGGAGGATCTCGCGAGCCGCTTCGAGGAGCCGCACCAGGGTTCGCTGGGCGGCCGGCTGCTGCGGGTGATGCGCCGGTTCTTCGACTTCGTGGACGAACACGGGCCGGGCTTCTCGGCATTGATGCGCGGCGGGCCCGCCGTGGGCTCGTCGGCGACGAACGCGCTCATCGACTCCGTACGGCAGGTGGCCTACGAGCAGATCCTGTCGCATCTGCGGGTGACGGACCCGCCCGCGCGCCTGGAACTGCTCATCCGCTCCTGGATCTCGCTCGTCGAGTCGACGGCCCTGATCTGGCTGGACGGCCGCCGTATCCCGCGTGCCGAGCTGGAGATCCAGCTCGTGCACGACTTCGCCGCGCTGGCCGCGGTGAGCGCGGCCTACGACGAGGAGATGACCGCGCTGCTGCGGCACATGCTCAAGGACGAGCCGCACGACGGCCCGTTCACCGACCTCGCCGCCCGGCTGATCACGCTGGCCTCCTAG
- a CDS encoding tetratricopeptide repeat protein, whose protein sequence is MNEDWEKRVTAAWDTFDEYPEERAAEFRAVIDALVAELPDDSPDGPFERACAWDSTGHSDKAAPLYREALAKGLRGYKGRRAKIQLSSSLRNIGQAEEGVKLLTPELDAPSDELDDAVRATLALCLSSLGRDREGLSLVLGALAPHLPRYQRSMANYARALVEPES, encoded by the coding sequence GTGAACGAGGACTGGGAAAAGCGAGTGACCGCCGCGTGGGACACCTTCGACGAGTATCCCGAGGAGCGGGCGGCCGAGTTCCGGGCCGTGATCGACGCCCTTGTGGCCGAGCTGCCGGACGACAGCCCGGACGGCCCCTTCGAGCGGGCCTGCGCCTGGGACTCGACGGGGCACTCGGACAAGGCGGCCCCGCTGTACCGGGAGGCACTCGCGAAGGGGCTGCGCGGGTACAAGGGGCGGCGCGCCAAGATCCAACTGTCGAGCTCCCTGCGGAACATCGGGCAGGCGGAGGAGGGCGTCAAGCTGCTCACTCCCGAACTGGACGCCCCGTCCGACGAGTTGGACGACGCCGTACGGGCCACACTCGCGCTGTGCCTGTCCAGCCTCGGCCGCGACCGCGAGGGACTGTCCCTGGTCCTGGGCGCGCTCGCCCCCCATCTGCCGCGCTACCAGCGGTCGATGGCCAACTACGCGCGCGCCCTGGTCGAACCGGAGAGCTGA
- a CDS encoding DUF1996 domain-containing protein: MGRNTRKRRSSMATKAIAASAALALGGGGLIWANFYASAHESNNNGWSQNQTKAAAAQVATISCPDVGQKLTNVPQNARQGVATELANLDKQITEAYARLASTRQAQAGDSGFVQNAIVGPLKEKRAATIDRIRIDIQRVGGQFNTSLSQLAACTTQAAAPQTNAGGGQQNGGQQQNGGQQQNGGQQQNGGQQNNGGQQNGGQQNGGQQQGNGGQGGNGPVAADFVDITKVQGNAQLGVGANGLPANGNSGSRGSFTTKCGTNANKNHNTDNVIVAPGVANGAHHLHDYVGNQSNDAFASDQELAAAQSTCQNQGDKSSYFWPVLRLQNGTQDFDQNKDGGGKEGNVGKILQASQAQIKFVGNKKGNVVAMPTALRIITGDAKAFVNGNANANVNWSCTGFENKVQLHDKYPICPQGSQVVRTTNFQSCWDGQNIDSANHRTHVAFAAADGSCANGFKAIPQLQVRLVYNVPAPKLQNGTVVNPYAVDTFPENLHKPITDHNDFINFFSQNTMNKMVNCINTGKNCQ, encoded by the coding sequence ATGGGACGCAATACACGTAAACGCCGCTCGTCGATGGCCACGAAGGCCATAGCCGCGTCGGCGGCCCTAGCGCTCGGTGGGGGCGGGCTGATCTGGGCGAACTTCTACGCTTCGGCGCACGAGTCGAACAACAACGGCTGGTCCCAGAACCAGACCAAGGCCGCCGCCGCGCAGGTCGCGACCATCTCGTGCCCCGACGTCGGTCAGAAGCTGACGAACGTGCCTCAGAACGCGCGTCAGGGGGTGGCCACGGAGCTGGCCAACCTGGACAAGCAGATCACCGAGGCCTACGCCCGGCTCGCCTCGACGCGGCAGGCCCAGGCGGGTGACTCGGGCTTCGTCCAGAACGCCATCGTCGGTCCCCTGAAGGAGAAGCGGGCGGCCACGATCGACCGGATCCGCATCGACATCCAGCGGGTCGGTGGTCAGTTCAACACCTCGCTCAGCCAGTTGGCGGCCTGCACGACGCAGGCCGCGGCCCCGCAGACCAACGCCGGCGGTGGCCAGCAGAACGGTGGTCAACAGCAGAACGGCGGCCAGCAGCAAAATGGCGGCCAGCAGCAGAACGGCGGCCAGCAGAACAACGGCGGCCAGCAGAACGGTGGTCAGCAGAACGGCGGCCAGCAGCAGGGCAACGGCGGACAGGGCGGCAACGGCCCGGTCGCGGCCGACTTCGTGGACATCACCAAGGTCCAGGGCAACGCCCAGCTCGGCGTGGGCGCCAACGGCCTCCCGGCCAACGGCAACTCGGGCTCGCGGGGCAGCTTCACCACCAAGTGCGGCACCAACGCGAACAAGAACCACAACACGGACAACGTGATCGTGGCTCCCGGTGTCGCCAACGGCGCCCACCACCTGCACGACTACGTCGGCAACCAGAGCAACGACGCCTTCGCGAGCGACCAGGAACTGGCGGCGGCCCAGAGCACCTGCCAGAACCAGGGCGACAAGTCCTCGTACTTCTGGCCGGTGCTGCGCCTGCAGAACGGCACGCAGGACTTCGACCAGAACAAGGACGGCGGTGGCAAGGAAGGCAACGTCGGCAAGATCCTTCAGGCCTCCCAGGCGCAGATCAAGTTCGTCGGCAACAAGAAGGGCAACGTCGTCGCGATGCCGACCGCCCTGCGCATCATCACCGGTGACGCCAAGGCCTTCGTCAACGGCAACGCCAACGCCAACGTGAACTGGTCCTGCACCGGCTTCGAGAACAAGGTGCAGCTGCACGACAAGTACCCGATCTGCCCGCAGGGCAGCCAGGTGGTGCGCACGACCAACTTCCAGAGCTGCTGGGACGGTCAGAACATCGACAGCGCCAACCACCGCACGCACGTGGCCTTCGCCGCGGCGGACGGCTCCTGCGCCAACGGCTTCAAGGCGATCCCCCAGCTCCAGGTCCGGCTCGTGTACAACGTCCCGGCCCCGAAGCTGCAGAACGGCACGGTGGTCAACCCCTACGCGGTGGACACCTTCCCGGAGAACCTGCACAAGCCGATCACCGACCACAACGACTTCATCAACTTCTTCTCCCAGAACACGATGAACAAGATGGTCAACTGCATCAACACCGGCAAGAACTGCCAGTGA
- a CDS encoding response regulator transcription factor — MRVVLAEDLFLLRDGLVRLLEAHGFEIAAAVESGPELTRALAELEPDVAVVDVRLPPTHTDEGLQCALNARRDRPGLPVLVLSQHVEQLYARELLADGSGGVGYLLKDRVFDAEQFVDAVRRVAAGGTAMDPQVIQQLLARRAADDQPLARITPREREVLELMAQGRSNAAIAAKLVVTERAIAKHTANIFAKLGLEVSDDDNRRVLAVLAFLDRGR, encoded by the coding sequence TTGCGTGTAGTCCTGGCCGAAGACCTCTTCCTGCTGCGCGACGGTCTCGTACGACTCCTGGAGGCACACGGCTTCGAGATCGCCGCGGCCGTCGAGAGCGGTCCCGAGCTGACCCGCGCGCTGGCCGAGCTGGAACCGGACGTCGCGGTGGTCGACGTACGGCTGCCGCCGACGCACACCGACGAGGGGCTCCAGTGCGCGCTGAACGCCCGGCGGGACAGACCCGGGCTGCCGGTGCTGGTGCTCTCGCAGCACGTGGAGCAGCTGTACGCCCGCGAGCTGCTGGCCGACGGCAGCGGCGGGGTGGGGTATCTCCTCAAGGACCGGGTGTTCGACGCCGAGCAGTTCGTGGACGCCGTACGGCGGGTCGCGGCGGGCGGTACGGCGATGGATCCGCAGGTGATCCAGCAGCTGCTGGCCCGGAGGGCGGCCGACGACCAGCCGCTCGCCCGGATCACGCCCCGCGAGCGGGAGGTGCTGGAGCTGATGGCGCAGGGGCGTTCGAACGCGGCGATCGCAGCCAAGCTCGTGGTCACGGAACGGGCCATCGCCAAGCACACCGCCAACATCTTCGCCAAACTGGGTCTTGAGGTGTCGGACGATGACAATCGCCGCGTTCTGGCGGTGCTCGCGTTCCTGGACCGGGGCCGGTGA
- a CDS encoding sensor histidine kinase has protein sequence MTMRTGNGSWSTRVRAMGLAALRGFGLALVTLPGAVLGFTLAVVSIALVPIGVGLVTTPWVLTGVRALADWRRVLAAEWGGVRIPSAYRPAPKDPNPWTRTFGLLRDPATWRDLRWLPVDMTAGFVTALLPAVFVLYPLEGLAVAAGLWRPLAASGGYWYGFVRVADQTSALAAGALGVALLALAPLAPRLLTLHFRLTRAVLGAGQGELAERVRVLTETRRDAVDTSAAELRRIERDLHDGAQARLVAMGMDLGTIEMLLDKDPAQAKRLLAQARQSSADALTELRDLVRGIHPPVLAERGLGDAVRALALRMPVPTEVIVDLPGRADAPVESAAYFAVSEALTNAVKHSGADRIWIDLHHSEGMLRITVTDNGRGGAVIGAGSGLAGVERRLGTFDGVLAVSSPAGGPTMVTMEIPCV, from the coding sequence ATGACCATGCGGACGGGGAACGGCAGCTGGAGTACGAGGGTGCGGGCCATGGGTCTCGCGGCCCTACGGGGGTTCGGGCTGGCGCTGGTGACGCTGCCGGGGGCGGTGCTCGGTTTCACGCTGGCCGTGGTGTCGATCGCGCTCGTGCCGATCGGCGTCGGGCTGGTCACGACCCCGTGGGTGCTGACCGGGGTGCGGGCCCTCGCGGACTGGCGGCGGGTCCTGGCGGCCGAGTGGGGCGGGGTGCGCATCCCCTCGGCGTACCGGCCGGCGCCGAAGGACCCCAATCCCTGGACGCGCACCTTCGGGCTCCTGCGCGACCCGGCGACCTGGCGGGATCTGCGGTGGCTGCCGGTGGACATGACCGCGGGGTTCGTGACCGCCCTGCTGCCGGCGGTGTTCGTCCTCTACCCGCTGGAGGGGCTGGCGGTCGCGGCCGGACTGTGGCGGCCGCTCGCCGCGTCGGGCGGCTACTGGTACGGCTTCGTGCGCGTCGCCGACCAGACCTCCGCGCTCGCCGCCGGCGCCCTGGGCGTCGCCCTGCTGGCCCTCGCCCCGCTCGCGCCCCGTCTGCTGACCCTCCACTTCCGGCTCACCCGGGCCGTACTCGGCGCCGGACAGGGCGAGTTGGCCGAACGGGTCCGCGTCCTCACCGAGACCCGGCGGGACGCCGTGGACACCTCCGCGGCCGAACTGCGGCGCATCGAGAGGGACCTGCACGACGGGGCGCAGGCACGTCTGGTCGCCATGGGCATGGATCTCGGCACCATCGAGATGCTCCTCGACAAGGACCCCGCGCAGGCCAAGCGGCTCCTCGCGCAGGCCCGCCAGTCCTCCGCGGACGCGCTCACCGAACTGCGCGACCTGGTGCGCGGCATCCACCCGCCGGTCCTGGCCGAGCGCGGACTGGGCGACGCGGTAAGGGCGTTGGCGCTCAGGATGCCGGTCCCGACCGAGGTGATCGTGGACCTGCCGGGCCGGGCGGACGCTCCCGTGGAGTCCGCCGCCTACTTCGCCGTCAGCGAGGCGCTCACCAACGCGGTCAAGCACTCGGGCGCCGACCGGATCTGGATCGACCTTCACCACAGCGAGGGGATGCTGCGGATCACCGTCACCGACAACGGCCGGGGCGGCGCGGTGATCGGGGCCGGTTCGGGCCTGGCCGGAGTCGAGCGGCGGCTGGGTACATTCGACGGCGTCCTGGCCGTCAGCTCACCCGCGGGCGGCCCCACCATGGTCACCATGGAGATCCCTTGCGTGTAG
- the glnII gene encoding glutamine synthetase — protein sequence MTFKAEYIWIDGTQPTAKLRSKTKILADDAKGAELPIWGFDGSSTNQAEGHSSDRVLKPVFSCPDPIRGGDDILVLCEVLNIDMTPHESNTRAALTEVAEKFAAQEPIFGIEQEYTFFKDGYPLGFPKGGFPAPQGGYYCGVGADEIFGRDIVEAHLENCLKAGLAISGINAEVMPGQWEFQVGPVSPLEVSDHLWVARWLLYRTAEDFGVAATLDPKPVKGDWNGAGAHTNFSTKAMRETYEAIITAAESLGEGSKPLDHVKNYGAGIDDRLTGLHETAPWNEYSYGVSNRGASVRIPWQVEKDGKGYIEDRRPNANVDPYVVTRLIVDTCCSALEKAGQV from the coding sequence GTGACCTTCAAGGCTGAGTACATCTGGATCGACGGCACCCAGCCGACCGCCAAGCTCCGTTCCAAGACGAAGATCCTGGCGGACGACGCCAAGGGCGCGGAGCTTCCGATCTGGGGCTTCGACGGGTCCTCCACGAACCAGGCCGAGGGCCACTCCTCGGACCGTGTCCTCAAGCCGGTCTTCTCCTGCCCCGACCCGATCCGCGGCGGCGACGACATCCTCGTCCTGTGCGAGGTCCTCAACATCGACATGACGCCGCACGAGTCCAACACCCGTGCCGCGCTCACCGAGGTCGCCGAGAAGTTCGCCGCCCAGGAGCCGATCTTCGGCATCGAGCAGGAGTACACGTTCTTCAAGGACGGCTACCCCCTCGGCTTCCCCAAGGGCGGCTTCCCGGCCCCGCAGGGCGGCTACTACTGCGGCGTCGGCGCCGACGAGATCTTCGGCCGTGACATCGTCGAGGCCCACCTGGAGAACTGCCTCAAGGCCGGTCTCGCCATCTCCGGCATCAACGCCGAGGTCATGCCCGGCCAGTGGGAGTTCCAGGTCGGCCCGGTCTCCCCGCTGGAGGTCTCCGACCACCTGTGGGTGGCCCGCTGGCTGCTCTACCGCACCGCCGAGGACTTCGGCGTCGCCGCGACCCTGGACCCGAAGCCGGTGAAGGGCGACTGGAACGGCGCGGGCGCGCACACCAACTTCTCCACCAAGGCGATGCGCGAGACCTACGAGGCGATCATCACCGCGGCCGAGTCGCTCGGTGAGGGCTCCAAGCCGCTCGACCACGTCAAGAACTACGGCGCCGGCATCGACGACCGCCTGACCGGCCTGCACGAGACCGCCCCGTGGAACGAGTACTCCTACGGCGTCTCCAACCGCGGTGCCTCGGTCCGTATCCCGTGGCAGGTCGAGAAGGACGGCAAGGGCTACATCGAGGACCGCCGCCCGAACGCCAACGTCGACCCGTACGTCGTGACGCGGCTGATCGTCGACACCTGCTGCTCCGCGCTGGAGAAGGCCGGCCAGGTCTGA
- a CDS encoding winged helix-turn-helix domain-containing protein yields MATTRTLSTATLPTPSENGARHRLRAVGPDEVPQVAEFLPPGATWLPAPQHTLPTLPGQPPMIGYLVLVPADQHQPFRPEPTVTDADAPLVRIDTVQRTAEVNGRELDLTYLEFELLAHLVQNPHRVHTRDQLVTTVWGYGHVGDGRTVDVHIARLRRKLGADFRGAIQTVRRVGYKYTPPTGD; encoded by the coding sequence ATGGCGACCACTCGTACCCTCTCCACCGCCACCCTCCCCACCCCGTCCGAGAACGGCGCACGGCACCGGCTCCGAGCCGTCGGCCCGGACGAGGTCCCACAGGTGGCGGAGTTCCTTCCGCCGGGCGCCACCTGGCTGCCCGCTCCCCAGCACACCCTTCCCACCCTGCCGGGCCAGCCCCCGATGATCGGCTACCTGGTGCTCGTCCCGGCCGACCAGCACCAGCCCTTCCGGCCGGAACCGACGGTCACGGACGCCGACGCGCCCCTCGTGCGGATCGACACCGTGCAGCGCACCGCCGAGGTGAACGGCCGCGAACTCGACCTCACCTACCTGGAGTTCGAGCTCCTCGCCCACCTCGTCCAGAACCCCCACCGGGTGCATACCCGCGACCAGCTGGTCACCACGGTCTGGGGATACGGCCACGTGGGCGACGGCCGTACCGTCGACGTCCACATCGCCCGGCTGCGCCGCAAGCTGGGCGCGGACTTCCGGGGCGCGATCCAGACCGTGCGGCGGGTCGGCTACAAGTACACCCCGCCGACCGGCGACTGA
- a CDS encoding SDR family oxidoreductase, translating into MRLLLLGGTEFVGRAVAEAALAHGWDVTVFHRGRHAPVAGVRSLHGDRTAPDGLTALADGGPWDLVVDTWSAAPRAVRDAARLLRDRADRYTYVSSCSVYTWPQPAGYTEEAPVVEGASADADATDYARDKRGGELAVLDAFGTDRSLLVRAGLILGPYENIGRLPWWLGRIARGGRVLAPGPRDLPLQYVDVRDLAQWTLSAAAAGLNGSYNLVSPRGHTTMAELLDACVTVTGSTAELCWTDPDTVLAAGVAPWTGLPVWVPPDTDLHTSLHEGDTSRAAAAGLRCRPVTETVADTWSWLGEIGGVAPQRPDRPVLGIDEETEAKALAAAGRG; encoded by the coding sequence ATGAGACTTCTTCTGCTGGGTGGTACGGAGTTCGTCGGCCGGGCCGTCGCCGAGGCGGCCCTGGCGCACGGCTGGGACGTGACCGTCTTCCACCGGGGACGGCACGCGCCCGTGGCCGGGGTGCGGTCGCTGCACGGCGACCGCACCGCGCCCGACGGCCTCACCGCCCTGGCCGACGGGGGCCCCTGGGACCTGGTCGTGGACACCTGGTCGGCGGCGCCCCGGGCGGTCAGGGACGCGGCGCGGCTGCTGCGGGACCGCGCCGACCGGTACACGTACGTGTCGAGCTGCTCGGTGTACACCTGGCCGCAGCCGGCCGGATACACCGAGGAGGCTCCCGTGGTCGAGGGAGCCTCAGCCGACGCGGACGCGACCGACTACGCCCGGGACAAACGCGGCGGCGAACTGGCCGTCCTGGACGCCTTCGGCACGGACCGCTCCCTCCTCGTCCGGGCCGGGCTGATCCTCGGCCCGTACGAGAACATCGGCCGCCTGCCGTGGTGGCTGGGCCGCATCGCCCGCGGCGGCCGGGTCCTCGCCCCGGGACCACGGGACCTTCCCCTGCAGTACGTCGACGTCCGCGACCTGGCCCAGTGGACGCTGAGCGCTGCCGCGGCGGGGCTGAACGGCTCCTACAACCTGGTGAGCCCGCGCGGCCACACCACCATGGCCGAACTCCTCGACGCCTGCGTGACCGTGACCGGCTCGACGGCCGAGCTGTGCTGGACCGACCCGGACACCGTCCTCGCCGCGGGCGTCGCCCCGTGGACCGGCCTGCCGGTGTGGGTCCCGCCGGACACCGACCTGCACACCTCCCTGCACGAGGGGGACACCTCCCGGGCCGCCGCCGCGGGCCTGCGCTGCCGCCCGGTCACCGAGACGGTGGCCGACACCTGGAGCTGGCTGGGGGAGATCGGCGGGGTGGCACCACAGCGCCCGGACCGCCCGGTGCTGGGCATCGACGAGGAGACAGAGGCGAAGGCGCTGGCGGCGGCGGGGCGCGGCTGA
- a CDS encoding arsenate reductase family protein, producing the protein MEIWINPACSKCRSAMSLLDAEGAEYTVRRYLEDVPSEDEIREVLDRLGLEPWDITRTQEAAAKELGLKEWARDDSSRDRWIAALASHPKLIQRPIITADDGSAVVARTEDAVRDVLKKS; encoded by the coding sequence ATGGAGATCTGGATCAACCCGGCCTGTTCGAAGTGCCGCAGCGCGATGAGCCTGCTCGACGCGGAGGGGGCCGAGTACACCGTCCGCCGCTATCTGGAGGACGTCCCGAGCGAGGACGAGATCCGCGAGGTGCTCGACCGGCTCGGCCTCGAACCGTGGGACATCACCCGCACCCAGGAGGCCGCCGCCAAGGAGCTCGGCCTCAAGGAGTGGGCCCGGGACGACAGTTCGCGCGACCGCTGGATCGCCGCGCTCGCCTCCCACCCCAAACTCATCCAGCGTCCGATCATCACGGCGGACGACGGCTCGGCGGTGGTGGCCCGCACGGAAGACGCCGTACGGGATGTCTTGAAGAAGAGTTGA